Proteins encoded by one window of Clostridium perfringens:
- a CDS encoding iron-hydroxamate ABC transporter substrate-binding protein, whose protein sequence is MKGLKKLAILGIATLTVGMFVGCSSSKTSEEGNTSNEKRIVQSVKGEVEIPANPKKIVDISGSSEELVLLGHTPVATANVDSYKTDQVPEYMAETLKDTKIVGHSMMDTADIEGILSVEPDLIIMSPRQEKIYDQLAEIAPTVIINDNANDWEAKFKEVAKLFDQEEEAQNWLDNYYKKAKEVGEEIKKANGDGTYLSVLASSGQFMVFTEGGIGTVLKSDMGLPQPSKMPEQDSITLPTVTLEGLTEIDADHIIVLGTESDKADLESNSVWNEMRAVKNGNVTILDVSPYFSQAYNPMGRELLLESIKNELVK, encoded by the coding sequence ATGAAAGGACTTAAAAAATTAGCGATTTTAGGGATCGCAACACTTACGGTTGGAATGTTTGTAGGATGTTCTAGTAGTAAAACTAGTGAAGAGGGCAACACTAGTAATGAAAAAAGGATTGTTCAATCTGTAAAAGGAGAAGTTGAGATACCAGCTAATCCTAAAAAGATAGTAGACATTTCAGGAAGTTCAGAAGAGTTAGTTTTATTAGGACATACTCCTGTAGCTACGGCAAATGTAGACTCATATAAAACTGATCAAGTACCAGAATATATGGCTGAGACGTTAAAAGATACAAAAATAGTTGGTCATTCTATGATGGATACTGCTGATATAGAAGGGATATTATCAGTAGAGCCAGACTTAATAATAATGTCACCTAGACAAGAGAAAATATATGATCAATTAGCAGAAATAGCTCCAACAGTTATAATTAATGATAATGCAAATGATTGGGAAGCTAAGTTTAAAGAGGTAGCAAAATTATTTGATCAAGAAGAGGAAGCACAAAATTGGTTAGATAATTATTATAAAAAAGCAAAAGAAGTTGGAGAGGAAATAAAGAAAGCAAATGGTGATGGAACTTATTTATCTGTTTTAGCTTCTTCAGGTCAATTCATGGTATTTACTGAAGGTGGAATAGGAACAGTTTTAAAGAGTGATATGGGATTACCTCAACCAAGTAAAATGCCAGAACAAGATAGCATAACATTACCTACAGTTACACTTGAAGGACTTACTGAAATAGATGCAGATCATATTATAGTTTTAGGAACAGAATCAGATAAGGCTGATTTAGAGTCAAATAGTGTTTGGAATGAAATGAGAGCTGTTAAGAATGGAAATGTAACAATACTTGATGTAAGTCCATATTTTAGCCAAGCTTATAACCCAATGGGAAGAGAACTTTTATTAGAGTCAATAAAAAATGAACTTGTAAAATAA
- a CDS encoding L-cysteine desulfidase family protein, whose amino-acid sequence MRELYLRTLKKEVVPSEGCTEPIAIAYAASIAAEHLKGEIKEVNIYLSKNVIKNALGVGIPGTGGVGIEIAAALGISIQKSYKKLTILSNFTEDELKKAKEIVDKNIINIKQKNTNKALYIEVELLSETSKSKVIIEDTHTNVTLIECDDEIIMDNNSEVSEDLEEDYKLFKIADIYNFAKEADFDDIKFILESAKMNEKVSEEGLKGDYGLQVGSKIIEKGNFNLFSNDASNKIIAASAAASDARMDGCAMPIMTTAGSGNQGIACSIPVAQTARLLDKSEEELARALVLSNLVTIRIKKHMGRLSPLCGAGIAGATGASCGITYLLGGDLENINYCINNMISDLSGMICDGAKETCALKIATGTNAAIQCANLAINGISATANDGIVAKDVEETIESIETLIQNGFKNVDDTILNIMLEKKKNNK is encoded by the coding sequence ATGAGAGAGTTATATTTAAGAACATTAAAAAAGGAAGTAGTACCATCAGAAGGCTGTACAGAGCCAATAGCAATAGCTTATGCAGCATCTATAGCAGCAGAACATTTAAAGGGAGAAATAAAAGAAGTAAATATTTATTTAAGTAAAAACGTAATAAAAAATGCCTTAGGAGTTGGAATACCTGGGACTGGTGGAGTTGGAATAGAAATAGCAGCAGCTTTAGGAATCTCAATTCAAAAATCCTATAAAAAGTTAACCATATTATCTAATTTCACAGAGGATGAACTTAAAAAAGCTAAGGAAATTGTAGATAAAAATATAATAAATATAAAGCAAAAAAATACCAATAAAGCTCTTTATATAGAGGTAGAACTTTTATCTGAAACTTCAAAATCTAAAGTTATTATAGAGGATACTCATACTAATGTAACTTTAATTGAATGTGATGATGAAATAATAATGGACAACAATAGTGAGGTAAGTGAAGATTTAGAGGAAGACTATAAATTATTTAAGATAGCAGATATATATAACTTTGCTAAAGAGGCAGATTTTGATGACATAAAATTTATTTTAGAAAGTGCAAAAATGAATGAAAAGGTATCAGAAGAAGGGTTAAAAGGAGATTATGGACTTCAAGTTGGAAGTAAAATAATTGAAAAGGGTAATTTTAATTTATTTTCTAATGATGCATCTAATAAGATAATTGCAGCTTCAGCAGCAGCCTCAGATGCAAGAATGGATGGGTGTGCAATGCCTATAATGACCACTGCAGGAAGTGGAAATCAGGGAATAGCTTGTTCAATACCAGTAGCTCAAACTGCTAGACTTTTAGATAAGTCTGAAGAGGAATTAGCAAGAGCTTTAGTTTTAAGTAATTTAGTTACAATAAGAATAAAAAAACACATGGGAAGACTTTCGCCTCTATGTGGTGCAGGAATAGCAGGGGCCACAGGGGCCTCCTGTGGAATAACTTATCTTCTTGGAGGAGATTTAGAAAATATAAATTATTGTATAAATAATATGATTTCAGATCTTTCAGGTATGATATGTGATGGAGCAAAGGAAACCTGTGCTTTAAAGATTGCCACAGGAACTAATGCTGCAATACAATGTGCAAACTTGGCTATAAATGGCATATCAGCAACAGCCAATGATGGAATAGTGGCAAAGGATGTAGAAGAAACAATTGAAAGTATAGAAACATTAATACAAAATGGCTTTAAAAATGTTGATGATACTATACTTAACATAATGCTTGAAAAGAAAAAGAATAATAAGTAA
- the fliB gene encoding flagellin lysine-N-methylase — translation MKNIKMRYPIYLKEFKCIGGECEDSCCIGWDVDIDKFTFQQYESVSDSDMKNILKSNLIKNKRCQCDEIDFAKVKLGENKRCPFLKCDNYCVIHSNLGEEYLSNVCTSFPRVTNKIDGIYEMSLAVACPEAARILLLKKDGIEFSESDEDLGKHIVSSEVNTKLSEEAYLPVEFLKEIRETSIKIMKNRKFSLDKRLYILGEFINALEDEYEYNCHNTLSFIKEYDIDTVKDSYEENSMNYVIQVDFFKKLLTMLRVEKDIDSDRFKEYSKEVRIGLNLDEENYLAKNAQMYIKAFEEYEKEFIEENSYIFENYIVNFIYSNLFPFCERESIFDSYIMLLIRYTFIRFYLVGMYIYHKKNKEALNKALSKEEVVRFIQCFSKVVEHHKTYLIDLLNYIKEHDFNNLEFVKTLLPALKN, via the coding sequence ATGAAGAATATTAAAATGAGATATCCAATATATCTTAAAGAGTTTAAGTGTATTGGGGGAGAATGTGAAGATAGCTGTTGCATAGGCTGGGATGTTGATATTGATAAGTTTACTTTTCAGCAATATGAAAGTGTAAGTGATAGTGATATGAAGAATATACTTAAAAGCAATCTTATTAAAAATAAGAGGTGTCAATGTGATGAAATTGATTTTGCTAAAGTGAAGCTAGGGGAAAATAAAAGATGTCCATTTTTAAAGTGTGATAACTACTGTGTTATCCATTCTAATCTTGGAGAAGAGTATCTTTCAAATGTTTGTACATCATTTCCTAGGGTAACTAATAAGATTGATGGAATTTATGAAATGTCTCTTGCTGTAGCATGTCCAGAGGCAGCTAGAATACTTTTACTTAAGAAGGATGGTATTGAGTTTTCAGAAAGTGATGAAGACTTAGGGAAACATATAGTATCAAGTGAGGTTAATACTAAACTAAGTGAAGAGGCCTATCTTCCAGTAGAGTTTCTTAAGGAAATTAGAGAGACTAGTATAAAGATAATGAAAAATAGAAAGTTTTCATTAGATAAAAGGCTTTACATATTAGGTGAATTTATAAATGCTTTAGAGGATGAGTATGAATATAATTGTCATAATACTTTAAGTTTTATAAAAGAATATGATATAGATACTGTTAAAGATTCATACGAAGAAAATTCTATGAATTACGTTATTCAGGTTGATTTTTTTAAGAAATTACTTACTATGCTTAGGGTAGAAAAAGATATAGATAGTGATAGATTTAAGGAATACTCAAAGGAAGTTAGAATAGGGCTTAATTTAGATGAAGAAAATTATTTAGCTAAAAATGCTCAAATGTATATAAAGGCTTTTGAAGAATATGAAAAAGAATTTATAGAAGAAAATAGTTATATATTTGAAAATTACATAGTTAATTTTATTTATAGCAATTTATTCCCATTCTGTGAGAGAGAATCAATATTTGATAGCTATATTATGTTGCTTATAAGATATACATTTATAAGATTTTATTTAGTTGGTATGTATATATATCATAAGAAAAATAAAGAGGCCTTAAATAAAGCTCTTTCAAAAGAAGAAGTAGTAAGATTTATTCAGTGTTTCTCAAAGGTTGTAGAACATCATAAAACTTATTTAATTGACTTATTAAATTATATAAAAGAGCATGATTTTAATAATTTAGAATTTGTGAAAACTTTACTACCTGCATTAAAAAATTAA
- a CDS encoding FecCD family ABC transporter permease, whose protein sequence is MNIKKNHKFIWVTGILIGLIFITFLISLNMGSLSIEPGEVIKTLIGQGTKSNEIAIFKLRLPRIVIGILVGTALATAGTILQGVTKNDLADSGILGINSGAALFVVVYIYIMNGNVYDGVSNLTIFTMPIVALSGAIFGAFLIYILAWKNGINSSRLLLIGIGINIAFTSLLTIFQLRFTTQEFNRVMALISGSIWGASWKYVLAILPFIIIFMALTIYKSRYLDGLNLGDEVATGIGIEVEKERRKLIIYAVILAGVATSVAGSIGFLGLVSPHIARKLIGPKHKKLIPVAALIGSLILLVSDTIARNLIAPMEMPVGIIVSIIGVPYFIYLMLSK, encoded by the coding sequence ATGAATATAAAAAAGAACCATAAATTTATATGGGTAACGGGAATTTTAATAGGTTTAATTTTTATTACCTTCTTAATAAGTTTAAATATGGGTTCACTTTCAATTGAGCCAGGAGAAGTTATTAAAACTTTAATTGGACAAGGTACAAAAAGTAATGAAATAGCTATATTTAAGCTTAGACTTCCTAGAATAGTCATAGGAATATTAGTAGGAACAGCTTTAGCAACTGCAGGTACAATCCTGCAAGGGGTTACTAAAAATGATTTAGCTGATTCAGGAATACTTGGAATAAATTCAGGAGCTGCCTTATTTGTTGTAGTTTATATATATATAATGAATGGAAATGTATATGATGGTGTAAGTAATTTAACTATTTTTACTATGCCTATAGTAGCTTTAAGTGGAGCTATATTTGGAGCATTTTTAATATACATATTAGCATGGAAGAATGGAATAAATTCATCAAGACTATTATTAATAGGTATAGGTATAAATATAGCTTTTACATCCTTATTAACAATATTTCAGTTAAGATTTACTACTCAAGAATTTAATAGAGTTATGGCTTTGATATCAGGAAGCATATGGGGAGCAAGTTGGAAATATGTATTAGCAATATTACCATTTATAATTATATTTATGGCTTTAACTATATATAAATCAAGATATTTAGATGGATTAAATTTAGGAGACGAAGTTGCCACAGGTATAGGGATTGAAGTAGAAAAAGAAAGAAGAAAACTAATTATATATGCAGTTATATTAGCAGGGGTAGCTACATCAGTTGCAGGTAGCATAGGTTTCCTAGGTTTAGTATCTCCTCATATAGCAAGAAAATTAATAGGGCCAAAGCATAAGAAATTAATTCCTGTAGCAGCCCTTATTGGAAGTTTAATATTATTAGTGTCAGATACTATAGCAAGAAATTTAATTGCACCAATGGAAATGCCAGTAGGTATAATCGTATCTATAATAGGAGTTCCATATTTTATTTATTTAATGTTATCAAAATAG
- a CDS encoding YdcF family protein — protein MLKKKILVGISILIGLLILVFLIFEVFLTYKMMNFKDIKQLKDVEYEIILGAGLYGDKPSPILQERLEEGLKYLELHPNTKVIVSGGQGSNEPIPESEAMKNFLVNKGINPNRIIEEDKSKSTFQNLEFSKKILEERHADKDEVLIVTSDFHLFRAKEIADYLNIKNEGLPSKTPISLRVQYMIREFPAMIKLLMQEAFLDTKDIV, from the coding sequence TTGCTAAAGAAGAAAATTTTAGTTGGAATATCTATTTTAATAGGGCTACTTATCCTAGTCTTCCTTATTTTTGAAGTTTTTTTGACATATAAAATGATGAATTTTAAAGATATAAAGCAACTTAAGGATGTAGAATATGAAATAATTTTAGGTGCAGGATTATATGGAGACAAGCCAAGCCCAATTTTACAAGAAAGATTAGAGGAAGGCTTGAAATACTTAGAATTACACCCTAATACTAAAGTAATAGTTTCAGGTGGACAAGGAAGTAACGAGCCAATACCAGAATCTGAGGCTATGAAAAATTTTCTTGTTAATAAAGGAATTAATCCTAATAGAATTATAGAAGAAGATAAATCTAAATCAACCTTTCAAAATTTAGAATTCAGTAAAAAAATTCTTGAAGAAAGACATGCTGATAAAGATGAAGTGTTAATAGTAACAAGTGATTTTCATTTATTTAGAGCTAAGGAAATCGCAGATTACCTTAATATTAAAAATGAAGGACTTCCTTCAAAAACTCCTATATCTTTAAGAGTTCAATATATGATTAGAGAGTTTCCTGCTATGATTAAATTACTTATGCAAGAAGCTTTTCTAGATACAAAAGATATTGTTTAA
- the hisJ gene encoding histidinol-phosphatase HisJ, translated as MKNYYLEEVVDEIYYKEGKENRELKMDILSIKIENELKIIENLCGNCKRKNTLYEAIKNIKSLLKQYYIVFNGTQDALFLVEMLKDGNFKYVRNNNAYLQEFGLKGEEIINKTPKDVFGEELGKRFCNYYKNCIEGKRVVVFEDDLFLNGKKRVFLTKLLPIVDEDDGVFIVGSREDITKRKEMEIELDRMANYDELTNIPNMRLFFKSFRNTINESKKMDKKFAVLFIDLDWFKEINDNYGHDVGDEVLVCAVKRIYKCLRKGDILGRIGGDEFAAILKDISDREEIEKIVKDIQNSLRKRIKIGDVTCNIDSSIGITIFPEDGEKIEVLMRNSDKAMYKVKNREKGGYRFFNNMIREYNFKNKDGHVHTKYCPHGSDDNIEDYIEEAIKYKLDEISFTEHLPLPENFIDPSPLKDSAMKLEEMESYLKEGHELQEKYKDKIKVNIGVEVDYIEGYEIETELLLNKYGKYLNDGILSVHMIKGNKRYYCIDFSEKEFKKIINDLGSLEELYNKYYDTLIMALKSDLGPYKPKRIGHLNLVRRFNKEFPYNYEKHISKIEEILDLIKEKGYELDFNIAGLRKKECNEFYIEGKVLEMAIEKGIPMVLGSDSHSAKYIKCIKEFL; from the coding sequence ATGAAAAACTACTATTTAGAAGAGGTTGTGGATGAAATTTACTATAAAGAAGGCAAAGAAAATAGAGAATTAAAAATGGATATCTTAAGTATTAAGATAGAAAATGAATTGAAGATTATAGAAAATTTATGTGGCAATTGTAAAAGAAAAAATACCCTATATGAGGCTATAAAGAATATAAAAAGCTTATTAAAACAATATTATATAGTTTTTAATGGAACTCAAGATGCATTATTTTTAGTTGAAATGCTTAAAGATGGAAATTTTAAATATGTAAGAAATAACAATGCATATCTTCAGGAATTTGGACTTAAAGGAGAAGAGATTATAAATAAAACTCCAAAGGATGTGTTTGGGGAAGAGCTTGGGAAAAGATTCTGTAATTATTATAAAAATTGTATAGAAGGTAAAAGAGTAGTTGTATTTGAAGATGATTTGTTTTTAAATGGGAAGAAAAGAGTGTTCTTAACGAAACTACTTCCTATTGTTGATGAGGATGATGGAGTTTTCATAGTAGGTTCAAGAGAAGATATTACAAAGAGAAAAGAAATGGAAATAGAGTTAGACAGAATGGCTAATTATGATGAATTAACTAATATTCCTAATATGAGATTATTTTTTAAATCTTTCAGAAATACTATAAATGAAAGCAAAAAGATGGACAAGAAGTTTGCAGTTCTTTTTATAGATTTAGATTGGTTTAAGGAAATAAATGATAATTATGGACATGATGTAGGGGATGAAGTTCTAGTTTGTGCAGTTAAAAGAATATACAAATGTTTAAGAAAGGGCGATATTCTAGGAAGAATAGGTGGAGATGAATTTGCAGCTATATTAAAGGATATAAGTGATAGAGAAGAAATTGAAAAAATAGTTAAAGATATTCAAAACTCCTTAAGAAAAAGAATAAAAATAGGAGATGTTACATGTAATATTGACTCATCCATAGGTATAACAATATTTCCAGAGGATGGAGAAAAAATAGAAGTACTTATGAGAAATTCTGATAAGGCTATGTATAAAGTAAAAAATAGAGAAAAGGGAGGATATAGATTTTTTAATAATATGATTAGAGAATATAACTTTAAAAATAAAGATGGTCATGTCCATACAAAATATTGCCCTCATGGTAGTGATGATAATATTGAAGATTATATTGAAGAAGCTATAAAATATAAGTTAGATGAAATAAGTTTTACTGAGCACCTTCCTCTTCCTGAAAATTTTATTGATCCTTCGCCTTTGAAAGATAGTGCTATGAAATTAGAAGAAATGGAATCCTATTTAAAAGAGGGACATGAGTTACAGGAAAAATATAAGGATAAGATAAAAGTAAATATTGGAGTAGAAGTAGACTATATAGAAGGTTACGAGATTGAAACAGAATTGCTTTTAAATAAATATGGCAAATACTTAAATGATGGGATTTTATCCGTTCATATGATAAAAGGAAATAAAAGATATTATTGTATAGATTTTAGCGAAAAGGAATTTAAAAAAATCATAAATGATTTAGGTTCTTTAGAGGAATTATATAATAAATATTACGATACATTAATTATGGCTTTAAAAAGTGATTTAGGACCATACAAACCAAAAAGAATAGGACACTTAAATCTAGTAAGAAGGTTTAATAAGGAATTTCCATATAACTACGAAAAACATATTTCAAAGATAGAGGAAATACTAGATCTTATAAAAGAAAAAGGATATGAACTTGATTTTAACATTGCAGGTTTAAGAAAAAAAGAGTGTAATGAATTCTATATAGAAGGAAAAGTTCTAGAAATGGCAATTGAGAAAGGCATACCTATGGTTTTAGGAAGTGATTCTCATTCTGCTAAATATATAAAATGTATAAAAGAATTCTTATAA
- a CDS encoding M48 family metallopeptidase: protein MILKFQYENKIIDFELILSKRKTMSIEISAEGEVKVRAPMGISEDVIISQVRKKGKWILKKREEAYKRNSKKVEKNYKDGDLFMYLGNEYSLKIKFSPFLKRISVRIIGKELVVCMREYNKERLRKAIELWYREEGLRIIKERVEHYLKFYPVKPRSIKVKEQKRRWGSCTYYNDLLFNWRCIMAPLKVVDYIVVHEMTHMVHKDHSKNYWNFVSKIIPNYKEQKMWLKENGIIMDI, encoded by the coding sequence ATGATATTAAAATTTCAATATGAAAATAAAATTATAGATTTTGAATTAATATTAAGTAAAAGAAAAACTATGAGCATAGAGATTTCCGCTGAGGGAGAAGTAAAAGTAAGAGCCCCTATGGGAATTTCAGAGGATGTAATTATTAGTCAGGTTAGGAAAAAAGGAAAGTGGATTCTTAAAAAAAGAGAAGAAGCTTACAAGCGTAATTCTAAAAAGGTTGAAAAAAACTATAAAGATGGAGATTTATTTATGTATTTAGGAAATGAATATTCATTAAAAATAAAGTTTAGTCCATTTTTAAAGAGGATTTCTGTTAGGATAATAGGAAAAGAATTAGTGGTTTGTATGAGAGAATATAATAAGGAAAGATTAAGAAAAGCAATTGAATTATGGTACAGGGAGGAAGGGTTAAGAATAATTAAAGAAAGAGTTGAGCATTATTTGAAGTTTTATCCTGTAAAGCCTAGAAGCATAAAGGTTAAAGAGCAAAAAAGAAGATGGGGTAGCTGTACATATTATAATGATTTACTTTTTAATTGGAGATGCATCATGGCACCTTTAAAAGTAGTTGATTATATAGTTGTTCATGAAATGACACATATGGTTCATAAGGATCATTCAAAAAATTATTGGAATTTTGTTTCAAAAATTATTCCAAATTATAAAGAACAAAAAATGTGGTTAAAAGAAAATGGAATTATAATGGATATATGA
- a CDS encoding FecCD family ABC transporter permease — translation MKIGRKRTLAYGLMFIGLLLLLSGIILSISIGAKEIDFSMIINAIFTNDADINTNIIRDVRIPRALAAALVGGFLAVAGAIMQGITRNPIAEPSVMGITQGATFMIAVAFVLQRIYPNLVINSFALMIFAFLGASISGLLVYFISSRASRKVDPVKLALAGTALGTLLISLAMGISMYFNLSQQLSFWVSGGLVSAKWEGVILLSLIGGIAFIGAMIMSPRITILSLGEEVAIGLGEKTNLVRFISIMIVICLTGASVSVAGNIVFVGLIIPQICKGIVGSDYRYIIPSSMILGAVLLVYSDILARIINPPYETPIGSLTALLGVPVFIYLVRKGGK, via the coding sequence ATGAAAATAGGAAGGAAAAGGACCTTGGCTTATGGATTAATGTTTATAGGTTTATTACTTTTGCTTAGTGGAATCATTCTATCTATATCTATAGGGGCAAAAGAAATTGATTTTTCTATGATAATAAATGCTATTTTTACAAATGATGCAGATATAAATACTAATATAATTAGGGATGTAAGAATACCTAGAGCACTTGCAGCAGCTTTAGTAGGAGGATTTTTAGCCGTAGCTGGTGCCATCATGCAAGGAATAACTAGAAATCCAATTGCAGAACCTTCTGTAATGGGTATAACTCAAGGAGCTACATTTATGATAGCTGTAGCATTTGTTTTACAAAGAATATATCCTAATTTAGTCATAAATAGCTTTGCTCTTATGATTTTTGCATTTTTAGGAGCAAGTATAAGTGGTCTTTTAGTATATTTTATAAGCTCTAGAGCATCTAGAAAAGTTGATCCTGTTAAGTTAGCCCTTGCAGGGACAGCCTTAGGAACTTTACTTATATCCTTAGCAATGGGAATATCAATGTATTTTAATTTATCTCAACAGTTAAGTTTCTGGGTATCAGGTGGATTAGTAAGTGCTAAATGGGAAGGTGTAATTTTATTATCTTTAATTGGAGGAATAGCATTTATTGGGGCCATGATTATGTCACCTAGAATAACAATTTTGAGTTTAGGAGAAGAAGTAGCCATAGGACTTGGAGAAAAAACCAATCTTGTAAGATTTATATCCATAATGATAGTTATATGTCTAACAGGTGCTTCTGTTTCGGTAGCTGGTAATATTGTCTTTGTAGGATTAATAATTCCTCAAATATGCAAAGGAATAGTAGGATCTGATTATAGATATATAATACCTAGTTCAATGATATTAGGTGCTGTTTTATTAGTGTATAGTGATATATTAGCAAGGATTATAAACCCTCCTTATGAAACACCAATAGGATCTTTAACTGCCTTATTAGGAGTTCCAGTGTTTATATACTTAGTTAGAAAGGGAGGTAAGTAA
- a CDS encoding glycoside hydrolase family 13 protein, translating to MGKITREAIHHIAQSNYSYGYDNETLHLRVKTKKGEVNKVEIRIGDPYIWDEGGCDGGNMNATGGRWTGGKSYPMRKECETKYFDHWIVGYKPLTKRSRYGFILYGDEETLLCTEKRIEELDGKYDEEKLSAIGNFYCFPYLNAIDVAKTPQWVKDTVWYQIFPDRFCNGDKSIDPENVEPWGTEPTRDNFMGGDLQGVLDKLDYLCDLGINGLYFCPVFEATENHRYETIDYFKVDPALGGNEVFKKLVSEAHKRGMKIMLDAVFNHIGYFSPKWQDVLKNNEKSRYKDWFCIKKFPVLENGLENVDGNNLNYETFGRIATMPKLNTENPEVVEYLLKVAKFWVEEMDIDGWRLDVCNEVDHVFWRKFREVVKGTNKEVYILGEVWHDGLPWLMGDQFDSVMNYPVTDAVKEYFCLNQSNPEDFKYMIEANKVSYLRQIGETIFNLLDSHDTPRILTVAGGNKDKMKLAYLFMFTQAGSPCIYYGDEVGMEGNQGMGMEFHRRCMIWDENKQDKDMLKFMKQIIKIRKENKELNLLDNNWIRANKDENILIYSKENIFIIMNNSENEEKIYLPKELKNNKINDLFEEKIELLKEDIDLKPFAFKVYKKL from the coding sequence ATGGGTAAAATTACAAGAGAGGCAATACATCATATAGCTCAAAGCAATTATTCTTATGGATATGATAATGAAACTTTGCATTTAAGAGTTAAGACTAAAAAAGGTGAAGTTAATAAAGTGGAAATAAGAATTGGAGATCCTTACATATGGGATGAAGGTGGTTGTGATGGAGGAAATATGAATGCCACTGGAGGACGATGGACAGGTGGAAAAAGTTATCCTATGAGAAAGGAATGCGAAACAAAATACTTTGATCACTGGATAGTAGGGTATAAACCATTAACCAAACGTTCAAGATATGGATTTATATTATATGGAGATGAGGAAACTCTTTTATGCACAGAAAAAAGAATAGAGGAGTTAGATGGAAAGTATGATGAAGAAAAATTAAGTGCTATAGGAAATTTTTATTGTTTTCCATATTTAAATGCCATAGATGTTGCTAAAACACCACAATGGGTAAAGGATACTGTTTGGTATCAAATATTCCCAGATAGATTTTGCAATGGAGATAAATCAATAGATCCAGAAAATGTTGAGCCATGGGGGACAGAGCCTACTAGGGATAATTTTATGGGAGGAGATTTACAGGGAGTTTTAGATAAATTAGATTACTTATGCGATCTTGGAATTAATGGACTATATTTTTGTCCAGTATTTGAAGCTACTGAGAATCATAGGTATGAAACTATAGATTATTTTAAAGTAGATCCAGCACTTGGTGGGAATGAAGTCTTTAAAAAACTTGTAAGTGAAGCTCACAAAAGAGGCATGAAAATAATGTTAGATGCAGTATTTAATCATATAGGTTATTTTTCACCAAAATGGCAAGATGTATTAAAGAATAATGAAAAATCAAGATATAAGGATTGGTTTTGTATAAAGAAGTTCCCAGTGCTTGAAAATGGCTTAGAAAATGTTGATGGAAATAATTTGAATTATGAAACCTTTGGAAGAATAGCCACAATGCCTAAACTAAATACTGAAAACCCAGAGGTTGTAGAATATTTATTAAAAGTCGCTAAGTTCTGGGTTGAAGAAATGGATATAGATGGTTGGAGACTTGATGTATGTAATGAAGTAGACCATGTATTTTGGAGAAAATTTAGGGAAGTAGTAAAGGGAACTAATAAAGAAGTTTATATATTAGGAGAAGTTTGGCATGATGGACTTCCATGGCTTATGGGAGATCAGTTTGATTCAGTTATGAATTACCCTGTTACAGATGCAGTAAAAGAATATTTTTGTTTAAATCAATCTAATCCAGAAGATTTTAAATATATGATAGAAGCTAATAAGGTTAGCTATTTAAGACAAATAGGAGAAACAATATTTAACTTGTTAGATAGTCATGATACTCCAAGAATATTAACTGTAGCTGGAGGAAATAAGGATAAGATGAAACTAGCTTATCTGTTTATGTTTACTCAAGCTGGCTCTCCATGTATATATTATGGAGATGAAGTTGGTATGGAAGGAAATCAAGGAATGGGTATGGAATTCCATAGAAGATGTATGATTTGGGATGAAAATAAACAAGACAAAGATATGCTTAAGTTTATGAAACAAATAATAAAAATAAGAAAAGAAAATAAGGAATTAAATTTATTAGATAATAATTGGATAAGAGCTAATAAGGATGAAAATATACTTATTTATTCAAAGGAAAATATATTTATAATTATGAACAATTCAGAGAATGAAGAAAAGATATATTTACCTAAGGAGCTTAAAAATAATAAGATTAATGATTTATTTGAAGAAAAAATTGAACTCTTAAAAGAAGATATAGACTTAAAGCCCTTTGCATTTAAAGTTTATAAAAAGCTTTAA